From Gimesia panareensis, the proteins below share one genomic window:
- a CDS encoding SxtJ family membrane protein, with protein MALIEINWNPKLSELRTFAIALACLCSLAGFFCLQREASVLLTGTLLGVSLASCTFAWLAPQVMRPVYLVWMILFYPLRWLISCLLIAVVYYLVITPVGILLRLCGYDFVGKRFDSRATSYWQPKPQVRKPEDYFRQF; from the coding sequence ATGGCACTTATTGAAATCAACTGGAATCCGAAACTGAGCGAATTGCGAACGTTTGCAATCGCGCTGGCCTGCCTGTGCAGTCTGGCGGGATTCTTCTGTCTGCAGCGAGAGGCCTCTGTGCTGCTGACCGGCACGCTTCTGGGAGTATCGCTGGCCAGTTGCACTTTCGCCTGGCTGGCACCGCAGGTGATGCGGCCCGTATATCTCGTGTGGATGATCCTGTTTTATCCCCTGCGGTGGTTGATTTCCTGTCTGCTGATTGCCGTGGTATATTATCTGGTGATCACACCCGTTGGGATCCTCCTGCGACTGTGTGGTTACGATTTCGTGGGGAAACGGTTTGACTCCCGGGCCACCTCGTACTGGCAGCCCAAACCGCAGGTTCGTAAACCGGAAGATTATTTTCGGCAGTTTTAA
- a CDS encoding carbamoyltransferase family protein has product MTAILGISAFYHDSAAALVVDGEIVAAAQEERFSRVKQDASFPAHAIEYCLKEAGLTVDQLDYVGFYEKPFLKFERLLETTLAFAPLGFRAFLNTIPSWLSTKLHLPRVIKQELQGKYQKRIVFCEHHESHAASAFFPSPFEAAAILTVDGVGEWATAGYGVGRGNKIELQSELRYPHSPGLLYSAFTYYCGFRVNSGEYKLMGLAPYGEPRYADLIREKLVDIKADGSIRLDLAYFRFCQGLTMTSPRFHNLFGGPPRQPETEITQRDKDLAASIQVVLEEILLNMVRHVHRETQQTRLCMAGGVALNCVANGRILREGPFEEIWIQPAAGDAGGALGVAQMIWHQLLNQPRTPQSTDQQQGSFLGPSFDDVELQQFLDDQQIVYHCLSDDEQLCRQVAGYLAEEKVVGWFQGRMEFGPRALGGRSILADARGAQMQSTLNQKIKFRESFRPFAPAVLRERVTDYFDFPEEHDSPYMLQLAQVKSQADIPAVTHVNESSRLQTVDPERHGLFYQLIAEYETQTGVPLLINTSFNVRGEPPVCTPAEAWHCFVSTEMDVLVLEHFVILKSEQSEQKMQASLQKPARTILD; this is encoded by the coding sequence ATGACCGCCATCCTGGGTATCTCCGCATTCTATCATGATTCCGCTGCCGCGCTGGTGGTGGATGGGGAAATTGTCGCTGCCGCCCAGGAAGAACGCTTTTCCCGCGTTAAGCAGGATGCCTCCTTTCCCGCACATGCAATTGAATACTGTCTGAAGGAAGCCGGTCTCACAGTAGATCAGCTCGATTATGTCGGCTTCTATGAAAAGCCATTTTTAAAATTTGAGCGACTGTTGGAAACAACCCTGGCCTTTGCACCACTCGGTTTCCGTGCGTTTCTGAATACGATTCCCAGTTGGCTTTCGACCAAGCTGCATCTGCCCCGGGTGATTAAACAGGAACTGCAGGGGAAATATCAGAAACGGATCGTCTTTTGTGAACATCACGAGTCGCATGCCGCCAGTGCTTTCTTTCCGTCTCCCTTCGAAGCAGCGGCAATTCTGACCGTGGACGGCGTGGGAGAGTGGGCCACTGCCGGCTATGGGGTCGGGCGGGGAAACAAAATTGAACTTCAGAGCGAACTCCGTTATCCGCATTCACCGGGGCTCCTGTATTCCGCGTTTACGTATTACTGTGGCTTTCGCGTCAACTCGGGAGAGTACAAACTGATGGGGCTGGCCCCTTACGGAGAGCCACGCTACGCCGACCTGATCCGGGAGAAACTGGTCGATATCAAAGCCGACGGTTCGATCCGCCTCGATCTGGCTTACTTTCGGTTCTGTCAGGGGCTGACGATGACCTCCCCTCGCTTTCACAACCTGTTCGGCGGACCACCCCGGCAACCGGAAACCGAGATCACACAGCGTGACAAGGATCTGGCGGCTTCGATTCAGGTCGTGCTGGAAGAGATCCTGCTCAACATGGTCAGGCACGTGCATCGAGAAACACAACAGACGCGTCTCTGTATGGCGGGCGGGGTCGCTCTGAACTGTGTCGCCAATGGCAGAATCCTGCGGGAAGGACCGTTCGAGGAAATCTGGATCCAACCTGCTGCCGGAGATGCCGGAGGCGCACTGGGAGTCGCCCAGATGATATGGCACCAGTTGCTGAATCAGCCCCGCACACCACAGTCCACAGACCAGCAGCAGGGAAGTTTCCTGGGGCCCAGCTTTGACGATGTGGAATTACAACAGTTCCTGGACGACCAGCAGATCGTCTATCACTGTCTGTCCGATGATGAGCAGCTCTGCAGGCAGGTTGCCGGTTACCTGGCCGAGGAGAAAGTGGTCGGCTGGTTTCAGGGACGCATGGAATTCGGTCCCCGGGCACTGGGGGGACGCAGTATTCTCGCTGACGCCCGCGGTGCACAGATGCAGTCGACGTTGAATCAGAAAATCAAATTCCGCGAATCCTTTCGGCCTTTTGCGCCTGCGGTATTACGCGAACGGGTCACCGACTACTTTGACTTTCCTGAAGAACACGACAGTCCTTACATGCTCCAACTGGCACAGGTGAAGTCACAGGCCGACATTCCGGCGGTGACCCACGTCAATGAATCGTCCCGCCTGCAGACCGTCGATCCGGAGCGGCATGGCCTGTTTTATCAATTGATCGCTGAGTATGAAACACAGACGGGAGTCCCGCTGCTGATCAACACCAGTTTCAATGTGCGGGGTGAGCCCCCCGTCTGTACGCCCGCGGAAGCGTGGCACTGTTTTGTATCCACAGAGATGGATGTCCTCGTTCTCGAACATTTTGTGATTTTAAAATCCGAACAGTCAGAGCAAAAGATGCAGGCGTCACTGCAGAAACCCGCGCGAACCATACTGGATTAA
- a CDS encoding sulfatase family protein translates to MLKPRSICLLFCCLFSLLTALPALNAAEKQPNILYIMSDDHAAHAIGAYGSRLAVVNPTPTLDRIAREGILLKNVFCTNSICTPSRATIMTGQYSHVNGVTTLSGAIPPEKQHLARLMKQAGYETAMVGKWHLKKEPAAFDFYTVLPGQGNYFNPLFRVRGPQPWPKNEFRVAGYDSKHSSDAITDISLKWLKNRKQKQKPFFLMHHFKAPHDNFENAERYDWLYQDVTIPEPDSLWHRGQHGPLNHPLYGTSVGPRNQRRNMGHHMFVDPNLPADKYTHEAYQRYLKKFLRCVRGVDDNIARLLDHLEQTGELDNTIIVYTADQGFMLGEHDYIDKRWMYEESQRMPFIVRYPKWIKAGSTSDAIINNVDFAPTLLAMANVEKPDFMQGRSFLPILKGEQPPADWKQATYYRYWMHMAHHDNPAHYGIRTKDFKLIFFYGLPLDAPGAVKKPTEAYWELYDLRKDPHEMRNVIAEPEYQPTVRELKKQLDELKEQVGDTDEKYPELKARRNAS, encoded by the coding sequence ATGCTCAAGCCGCGCTCAATCTGTCTGCTGTTCTGCTGTCTCTTCAGTTTGCTGACGGCCCTGCCCGCTCTAAATGCCGCAGAGAAACAGCCCAATATACTCTACATCATGTCGGATGATCATGCCGCGCACGCAATCGGCGCTTATGGCAGCCGCCTGGCGGTGGTCAACCCGACGCCGACACTCGACCGAATCGCGCGGGAGGGGATCCTGCTCAAGAACGTCTTCTGTACCAATTCAATCTGCACGCCCAGCCGGGCCACGATCATGACAGGCCAGTACTCCCACGTAAACGGCGTCACGACGCTGAGCGGAGCCATCCCGCCGGAAAAGCAGCATCTGGCCCGTCTCATGAAACAGGCCGGATACGAAACGGCCATGGTCGGGAAATGGCATCTGAAAAAAGAACCCGCGGCATTCGATTTCTACACAGTGCTGCCCGGCCAGGGAAATTATTTCAACCCGCTGTTTCGCGTCCGCGGTCCCCAGCCCTGGCCCAAAAACGAATTCCGGGTAGCAGGCTACGATTCCAAACATTCCTCCGATGCCATTACGGACATCTCACTGAAGTGGCTCAAAAACCGCAAGCAGAAACAGAAGCCGTTCTTTCTGATGCATCACTTCAAAGCCCCCCACGATAATTTTGAGAACGCGGAACGTTATGACTGGCTGTACCAGGATGTCACGATTCCCGAACCCGATTCCCTCTGGCACCGGGGGCAGCATGGTCCCTTAAACCACCCGCTCTACGGCACCTCGGTCGGTCCGCGGAATCAGCGGCGCAACATGGGACATCATATGTTTGTCGATCCGAATCTGCCCGCTGACAAATATACCCACGAGGCTTATCAGCGGTACCTGAAAAAATTCCTCCGCTGCGTGCGGGGCGTGGATGACAACATCGCCCGCCTGCTCGATCACCTGGAACAGACAGGCGAACTGGACAACACGATCATCGTTTACACGGCGGACCAGGGTTTCATGCTGGGCGAACACGACTACATCGACAAGCGCTGGATGTATGAAGAATCACAGCGAATGCCGTTCATTGTCCGCTACCCGAAATGGATCAAAGCCGGTTCGACCAGCGACGCGATCATCAACAACGTCGACTTTGCCCCGACTCTGCTGGCGATGGCGAACGTCGAAAAACCGGATTTCATGCAGGGACGATCCTTTTTACCCATTCTCAAAGGGGAACAGCCTCCCGCCGACTGGAAGCAGGCGACTTACTATCGCTACTGGATGCACATGGCCCACCACGACAACCCGGCCCATTATGGCATTCGTACGAAAGACTTTAAGCTGATTTTCTTTTACGGATTACCGCTGGATGCCCCGGGTGCCGTGAAGAAACCGACCGAGGCTTACTGGGAGCTCTACGATCTGCGGAAAGATCCTCATGAAATGCGCAATGTGATCGCCGAGCCGGAATATCAGCCGACGGTGAGAGAATTGAAAAAACAGCTGGATGAATTGAAGGAACAGGTGGGCGATACGGATGAAAAGTATCCGGAACTGAAGGCCCGCCGGAATGCCTCGTAA
- a CDS encoding DUF5989 family protein — protein MTEQGSAEPAPEDRAQAEFQAQSELPAQGIVAEFWDFLCHNKKWWLAPIIIALLLIALLVVISGSGLAPFIYPI, from the coding sequence ATGACAGAACAAGGCTCAGCAGAACCGGCACCCGAAGACAGAGCGCAGGCTGAGTTTCAGGCACAGTCCGAACTGCCTGCGCAGGGCATCGTGGCCGAGTTCTGGGACTTCCTCTGTCACAACAAGAAATGGTGGCTTGCCCCGATCATCATTGCCCTGCTGTTGATTGCGCTGCTGGTCGTCATCAGTGGCAGCGGTTTAGCCCCCTTCATCTACCCGATTTGA
- a CDS encoding alpha/beta hydrolase yields MRRFQNSCSLLLLLLILCKAHPAPAQESDSGYKTISDIPYRSAAETEQNEYMHERCKLDLYYPTTIKNFPTVVWFHGGGLKGGRKSIPKALKDQGIAVVAVNYRLFPKAKKPAYLEDAAAAVAWTFQNIAKYGGDPSLIFVAGHSAGGYLTSMLGLDRRWLAAHEIDANQIAGLIPYSGHCITHMTVREEMGIGRDQPIIDDMAPLYHARKDAPPILLITGDRNLEFPTRYEENAYLNSLMKVVGHKQTQLFELDGFTHGTMVEPGHLLALKEIQRIVKARNQADGKK; encoded by the coding sequence ATGCGACGTTTTCAGAATTCATGCTCCCTGTTGTTACTGCTCCTGATCCTCTGTAAGGCCCACCCTGCCCCGGCCCAGGAGAGCGACTCTGGCTATAAGACGATTAGCGACATTCCCTATCGCAGCGCAGCAGAGACGGAGCAGAACGAATACATGCACGAACGCTGCAAACTCGATCTATATTACCCGACGACGATCAAAAACTTTCCGACGGTCGTCTGGTTTCATGGCGGCGGATTAAAGGGGGGCCGGAAATCGATCCCGAAAGCACTAAAAGACCAGGGGATTGCAGTCGTCGCCGTCAACTATCGTCTGTTTCCCAAAGCGAAAAAGCCGGCTTACCTTGAAGATGCAGCGGCGGCGGTCGCCTGGACATTTCAGAACATCGCGAAATATGGTGGTGATCCGAGTCTGATTTTTGTCGCCGGCCATTCCGCGGGCGGCTATCTGACCAGTATGCTCGGTCTCGATCGTCGCTGGTTGGCAGCACACGAGATCGACGCCAATCAGATCGCCGGCCTGATTCCTTACAGCGGTCACTGCATCACACATATGACTGTGCGGGAAGAGATGGGCATCGGCCGCGACCAGCCGATCATTGATGACATGGCCCCGCTGTATCATGCCCGTAAAGACGCACCGCCGATCCTGTTAATCACGGGAGATCGGAATCTCGAATTCCCGACCCGCTATGAAGAAAACGCGTACCTCAACAGCCTGATGAAAGTCGTCGGCCACAAACAGACGCAGCTGTTTGAGCTGGACGGTTTCACGCATGGTACGATGGTGGAACCCGGTCACCTGCTGGCTCTGAAAGAGATTCAGCGGATCGTCAAAGCCCGCAATCAGGCTGACGGAAAAAAATAG
- a CDS encoding arylsulfatase produces MTYSKAKFLAVLLLVLFVCSPATLSAAKHTNVILIMTDDQGGWDYGFLGNKILNTPNLNAMAERGARMSRFYVSPVCTPTRANLMTGRYNYRTRAIDTYIGRAMMEPEEVTIAEVLKPAGYRTGIFGKWHLGDCYPMRPQDQGFEEVLVLRGGGIGQPSDPPEGAGKYTDPVLFHNGEKKQMKGYCTDIYFDHAMKFIEQNEADDKPTFIYLATNAPHGPFGDVPEALREKYKAMDLNDAYGYTLNPKRKNEKLYDKTSRVFSMIENIDQNIGRLFKHLKQIGAYDNTLVLFLNDNGPNGPRYVGPHQGSKGSVNEGGIRSPLLAHWPAQLKPGTVNGRIAAHYDVFPTILAATGVSKPKSLKLDGKNILPLLKNEADNWPERALFMQWHRGDEPTARTNAAVVTQNYKMTFSKPDAPGKLFQLVDDPGERHDLSQEKPAIAKWLTNQYDQWFADVSHTRPDNYAPPRIHVGNPKETTTVLTRQDWRYSGPKGKGWTRDARGVWLITVEEDGNYDLKVLFSKSQPPLPSELTMKVGNDLFHAVVPADQAEHVFKNVTLHKGEQTVDVKIIEGDIERGPMMVYLIQKPAGSSAH; encoded by the coding sequence ATGACATACTCAAAAGCAAAATTTCTCGCAGTCCTGCTGCTGGTGCTCTTCGTCTGCAGTCCAGCTACGCTGTCCGCTGCCAAACATACCAACGTCATCCTGATTATGACCGATGACCAGGGAGGCTGGGACTATGGCTTTCTGGGAAACAAAATTCTCAATACCCCCAATCTCAACGCCATGGCGGAACGCGGGGCGCGGATGAGTCGCTTTTATGTGAGCCCGGTCTGCACGCCCACCCGGGCCAATCTGATGACGGGCCGCTACAACTACCGGACACGGGCCATCGACACCTATATCGGACGTGCCATGATGGAACCGGAAGAAGTGACCATTGCCGAAGTCCTGAAACCTGCCGGATACCGGACCGGGATCTTCGGCAAATGGCATCTGGGGGACTGTTATCCCATGCGTCCCCAGGATCAGGGTTTTGAGGAAGTACTCGTACTGCGTGGCGGCGGCATCGGTCAGCCCAGCGATCCCCCGGAAGGTGCCGGTAAATACACAGACCCGGTTCTGTTTCATAATGGCGAAAAGAAGCAGATGAAAGGGTACTGCACCGATATTTATTTTGACCATGCGATGAAATTCATCGAACAGAATGAAGCAGATGATAAGCCGACCTTTATTTACCTGGCTACCAACGCACCGCACGGTCCCTTCGGCGATGTTCCCGAGGCGCTCCGCGAGAAGTATAAAGCGATGGACCTGAATGACGCGTACGGTTATACCCTGAACCCCAAACGCAAAAATGAAAAACTGTACGATAAGACCTCACGCGTCTTTTCGATGATTGAAAACATCGATCAGAATATCGGGCGACTGTTCAAGCATCTGAAACAGATCGGCGCTTACGACAATACGCTGGTCCTGTTCCTGAATGATAACGGCCCCAATGGTCCGCGGTATGTCGGCCCGCATCAGGGCTCGAAAGGCAGCGTCAACGAAGGGGGCATTCGCTCTCCGCTGCTCGCGCACTGGCCCGCGCAGCTCAAACCGGGCACCGTCAACGGCCGGATCGCAGCGCACTACGATGTCTTTCCGACGATTCTGGCAGCCACCGGTGTTTCCAAACCGAAGTCGCTGAAACTGGACGGCAAAAATATTCTCCCGCTGCTCAAAAACGAAGCCGACAACTGGCCCGAGCGCGCCCTGTTCATGCAGTGGCATCGGGGTGATGAACCGACCGCACGAACTAATGCTGCGGTCGTGACTCAGAATTACAAGATGACGTTTTCCAAACCGGATGCCCCCGGAAAACTGTTTCAACTCGTCGATGATCCCGGGGAACGTCACGATCTGTCTCAAGAGAAGCCGGCGATCGCGAAATGGCTGACGAATCAGTATGACCAATGGTTTGCCGACGTGAGCCATACACGGCCTGATAATTATGCGCCCCCCCGGATCCATGTGGGGAACCCCAAAGAGACCACCACCGTGCTCACCCGTCAGGACTGGCGGTATTCCGGTCCGAAGGGAAAGGGCTGGACACGCGATGCACGCGGCGTCTGGCTGATCACGGTGGAAGAAGACGGAAACTATGATCTCAAAGTGCTGTTCTCCAAATCACAGCCACCACTTCCGTCTGAACTGACGATGAAGGTCGGTAATGACCTGTTCCATGCGGTGGTGCCCGCTGATCAGGCGGAGCATGTGTTCAAAAATGTCACCCTGCATAAGGGAGAGCAGACTGTCGATGTAAAAATCATCGAGGGCGATATCGAACGCGGCCCGATGATGGTTTACCTCATCCAGAAACCCGCGGGATCGTCCGCCCATTGA